GAGGCAATTTTGCCGATAAAGCCGCAGCGTAAGCCCAGTCTTGCCGCGCCTATCGCGATGTTAGCCGGTGATCCGCCAACATACTTCGTAAAGGTTACTGTTTCTTCCATCGGGCGTCCTGTCTCGTTAGCGTTCATGTCAATGCATAGCCGACCTAGGGCCACTAAATCCATTGATCGTTTGGGGTCGAGCTTAAGAAGGGGGGCAGAGTGGCTTTGTGTTATTTCCTGTTGTTCGAAGTGATCCGTGACCGGGCCACCTTCAACATTAATAGGCTTTTCTTTCATTGCTATTCCTCCTTATGGATAGAAAACAACAATCTTAGGGTAAGCGCTTAACCTTTTCTATGGCAGATTATATTCTATATGTAAGCGATTTACAATACAATTTTTAGATTAAGCGCTTTACTATGAATTTGGTTGCTCTGCAAATGTGAATTGGATAGAAGCAGAAATAAGCATTTTGATTAAATGTAGAGTGATATGGACAAAAAAAAGACCCCTGTCTACTCAAGGGCCTTGCTGGTAGAATTACGAATAACAAGTTCGGGGGGTAGTGAAATTTTTCGTTTAGTTGCTTCCGGATCGTCGATAGATTCATTGAGCAGTTGCATTGCCTGCTCAGTCATGTCTCGGAGAGGCTGTGCAATACTGCTTAAAGAGGGATGGCAAATATCTGCAAGCATGGTGTTATCGAACCCGATAACGGACAGGTCCTCGGGAACATTCAAGCCTGCTTCACGCGCCTCCTGTAACACCCCGATCGCCAGCAGGTCGTTGCAAGCAAAAATGGCCGTTGGCCGTTGGCCACCCTCTTCCCCCAGCATTCTATGGGCGACCTTGCGGCCATTCTCGAGTGTAGCCGAGGTCTGTACCATATGGTCTGGATGATCAAGAGAGACCCCGTGTGCCTCCAGTGCATCCAGAAATCCTTGTTCTCTATACCTGCTTCCAGGCAAATTGTCAGAAATAATCCCCAGTCTGCGATGGCCGAGGGCCAGAAGGTATTCTGTTGCTATATATCCGCCTTTATAGTCGTCCACTGTAATGCTGTTACAATCAAGCAGCCGTACGTCAGCAGAGAAAAGAACGGTAGGCACCTTATTCTCAAGCAGCCGATGAATCAGCTCGGGATTGCCCACATGTGAAGCAATGATAAGCCCATCAACACGTTTTCGCTGCAGGAGAGAGATATAGCGGGCCGCTTTTTCATCGTCACGATCCGTACTGCAAATAATAAGGTCACTGCCTGCCTGCTGCGCATAATCCTCAAAGAAACGGGCAGCCTCTGCAAAGAATGGATTCGCAATATCTGGAATCATAAGTCCAATGGTTCCCGTCCGCTGACTGGTCAGTGCTGAGGCGACCATGCTGGGCTGATAATTTAATTGTTCCATGATAAGGTGAACTTTCTTCCGTGTCTTATCACTGATGCGGCCATTGTTATTCAGCACCTTTGATACAGTAGCAATGGAAACGCCGGCCTCCCTTGCTACGTCATATATGGTTGGTTTCATACTTTCCGCTCACTTTTAAGTTTTGTCGTCTAAATTCAAGAGTTGTTAAGACGCTAATCTGCATGTCTGATATTATAGGAAATTTATATCGTATTGGCAAAACTTTGATTATTATGACTCCTTGCTTCAGAGAAATTAAAAACCAGCACCCGATTGGGGTGCTGGTCGCTTAGATACGATCCTAATCCTTATTTCTTCGCCAAAAATGCATCCAGCTGCTTCTGCTTCTCCGCTATGATCTTATCAATTCCCGCTGCCTTCAGCTTATCTGCATACTTGGGAATCATTTCATTCGGATCTACGGCACCGGAGGTCAGTGCAGGCTTGAATTGCTTGTTAACATTGTTGACAGCAGCAATCTCATTCTTGACCGGCTGGCTGTTGAATGTGAATCCAAGTGCAGGCGATTTTACACCTCTGGCATTAAAGTCTTTAAACTTATCCCATTTCTCCGGGTCCTCATTATCCCACAAATAGTTCAGGAATTGATTACCAAGCTGCCACTGAGCACCCGGGTTATAAGTCCGGTTATTCGGATCGGTTCCTTCAGGAAGACTGATGATGCTGTCACTGCCTTCTTTTTTCACATAATGTGTGCCTTCAATTCCAAAGTTAAGCAAATTATTGACAACCGGATCGGAGTGCAGCAGGTTAATGACCTGCATTGCTTTCTCCGGATTCTCGGAAGTGCGGGAGATGGCAAGCATGGCTCCGGAGGTATCCCCGGTTGTAATGGTCGGCTGCGTCATCTCGATCTGAGTCAGCGGGAATCCGACATAGCTCTCTTCTTCCTTGTCCTTGCCCGGCTTCATCCCGTCCGTCCACATGAACACTTTACCTGCCTTGGCCTGATCTTTCGGGAAGACGGTCGAGGTTGCTGCATCACTATTAATATAGCCGGCCTCATACCATTTGCGAGCTAGCGCTGCCGCTTCCTTGAATTCGGGTGTCTCCACTTCATTCAGCACCGTTGTTTCGGAACCAATCTTACGAATGACACCTGGTACGGAGGCATCGCCGAGATAGTCCCAATCCAGGTTATCAAGCAGACCATTCCCAGTCGAGTTAGACATATAGAACGGAGTCACGCCTGGTTCATTCTCTTTGATGGTCTTGAGCAGCGGCTCCAGATCTGCCCAGGTCTTCACATTGGTTATATCCAATTTGTATTTCTCCAGCAGATCCTTTCTGACGAGGACACCACGGGTAGCCGCCAGCTCCTTGTTACTCGGTACGCCATAATTCTTTCCATCGACCTGGGAGCCTTCCAGGAAGGCAGGATCCAAATTCTTGACAATATCCTGTCCATGAGATTCCAGCAGATCATTCAGCGGCAGGAACGCGCTCTTCGCCACGTTGACTGTGTAATTCTGCCAGGCTGCCGTAAAGATAATATCCGATTTCTCCCCCGACGAGATCATGAGGTTCAGCTTGTTATCCCATTGGCCCCAATCGATGGCATTAATCTTCAGCGTTGCGCCAATCTTCGGTTCCATATACTTATTGATCTCCGCTTCTACAAGTGCAACATCCTTCTGCGGAGTTCCCGGATAGAACAGGGAGACTTCATAAGGCTTCTCCGTTTTACCACCCGAATCTGTACCTCCGCTCGTTCCTGTATTACTGCTTGCAGGCTCCGCTTCTCCTCCTCCGCAAGCACTCAGTACCATGACAAAGGTTAGAATTGCAGCGAGGAATAATGGCTTCCTCCTTGCACGTGTCCCCCGAGCCTTTCTCTGTTGATTCATCTGCATAGACCTCCCAATAATGATTTATGAACACATAAAATCAGCCTTTTACAGCTCCTACAGTCAGACCCTTGATGAAATAACGCTGGAAGAACGGATATGCGAGCACAATCGGTCCAATCCCCACGACCGCCATGGCCATCTGCAGCGTTTTGTTCGGCAGATCCAGCATTCCGCCTTGTGAAGAGATCTGTGAAGCAACGTTAGAGTTGCTCGTTAAATACTGGATATCCAGCAAGGTACGGTACATCAAATATTGCAGACTGATCGTTTTGTTATCCGAAATAAAGATCATGCTCAAATACCAGTCATTCCAATAATTCAGCGTACTGAACAGCGCTACCGTTGCAAGTACGGGCAGAGATAACGGCAGTACAATTCTGATAAATGTCCGCAGCTCTCCGGCTCCATCCACTCTCGCGGACTCGAGGATCGAGACAGGTATGGAATTGGCGAAGAAGGTCCGCATGACGAGTACAAAAAATGGTGACATGAGCATCGGCATGATCAGGACCCATAGGGTGTTCTTCAGATCAAGCAGATTGACATAGACGAGATACCAAGGAACAAGTCCGCCGTTAAACAGCATAGTAAAGAAGATGAAGAAGGCGAAAAATCCTTTGTACGGTAAGTCCCGTCTGGACAGCGGATACGCATAAAAAGCGGTCAACGCCACACTGATGACGGTCCCAACTACGGTTACGAAGATAGATACGCCGTAAGAGCGAACGATCTGCTCCATATCCTTGAACAAGAAATCGTAAGCGCTTATACTAAACTGCTCGGGAATGAACTTGTATCCGTTTGCGATGACTGTTGTCTCATCTGAGAGGGAAATAGACAGCACAAGCACAAGCGGCAGAATACATATAGCGGCATAGAAGATAAAAAAGGCATGAATGACAACCTTCGATTTGCCCGATACTTGCAGCGGTTTACTGGAACTCATATCAGGAACTCTCCTCCTTGACTAGAATAGTGCGTTATCTTTATCGATCCTGCGGACGATGGAATTGGACACCAATACAAGCACAAATCCAACCACAGCCTGATACAAACCTGCAGCTGACGACATGCCGATGTCTCCACCAATGAGGAACGTACGGTACACATACGTATCAAGCACGTTAGTGACCGGGAACAGCGCACCGGATTCAAGCGGTACCTGATAGAACAGCCCGAAATCTGCATAGAAAATACGTCCGATTTGAAGCAGTGTCATAACAATCATTAATGGATATAGGAACGGTACAGTGATATACCACACCTGGCTCCATTTCCCCGCTCCATCCAGCACGGCAGCCTCATAATACTCTTCGTCAATGCCAATGACCGCTGCCAGATAAATAACCACATAATAACCAATGTTCTTCCAGGTATTCACGAAAGGCAGAATGTACGGCCAATATTCCGTCTCCGTATACCAATCAATCGGCTCCTTACCGAACAGCGGCAGGAAGCTTGTGTTCATAAATCCTGAATCTTTGCCCAAGAAGGCAAGCACCAGATAACTTACGACGATCATGGACAGGAAGTAAGGAAGCAGCATCACGGATTGATAGAACTTCGATGAGAATCTCCCCTTCACTTCACTTAGCAAAATCGCTAGGCCTGCACCGAGCACCAGATTGAGCAGAATGAACACGACGTTGTAGGCCAGTGTATTGCGTGTAATCTCCCAAGCATCAGAGGTACCGAACAAATACTTGAAATTGTCCAGCCCCGCCCACGGACTCCCCATAATTCCATCCGCGTAGTTCACATTCTTGAATGCAATGACAACCCCAAACATCGGCAAATAATTGTTGATCAGCAAAAATACGACACCCGGCAAAAACATAAGGTACAGCACCTTGTATTTCTTAAGGTTGTACAGTACGGTCCTTTTTTTCTTTACTGTGTTCGGCATAGCTTTACCTTCGACTCCCCCTTCTCATATGCTTCACAGCCCCTCCTACTGCAGCGGTAGCTTTATTATAAGAAGGTACAGGGCATGCCGAATATCAGGTCTCGTAACCCCGGGTATGTGTTTTCATGACATCCGTCATTTATACAAAAAGAACGACCGTTCTTAAACGACCGTCCTTCATGCTTATTACCCTTCTGTATTCTGACTGTGCTGTCTTCGATACTGCTGAGGAGTCACTCCTGTGTGCTTCTTAAACATTTTCGTGAAATGCTGATAATTGTAATACCCGACTTTACTTGCAATATCGGTCACTGTCGACAGAGTTGCACAGAGCAGCTCCTTCGCTTTTGCAATTCTCGCCTGCGCAATATATTCCGATATGGACAGCCCTTTTTCTTTTTTGAACAATCGTGATAAATAAGCCGGATGCAGCTCTGCAAACTCAGCGAGCTCCTCTCTGCCCAGGTCCTGCTCAAGCCTTCCATCAATATACAGACAGACCTTCTCAATCGCAGAATACGTATCCTCCCCTTCGGGGTGAAGAAGAGCCGATGCGCGTGTAATTAACTGATGCGCCCAATCTCTGAGCGTTTGGATCGAACGAGTTACTTCTCTCTCTTCAGGCTCATCTCCCGAGTATAAGCTGTGCAGAGCAATACCGTTCTTGTGCAGAAGCGGGATGATGGTATGAAGAAGCGCATGATAAAATGACTCCAGCAGCTCAGCGGTGAGCGAGCTCTGATGCTGCATCCAATCTATGAGCTCATCTGCCTTTTGCAGCACTTCCTTGATTTTTCCAGTTGCGAGCAGTACGGCAATATCCTCGATCCAAGGCAGAGGCACCAGCTCCTTCACGCCTGCTTGTCCTGCGCGGTCTGAGCGAAGATAATAAACATCTTCACTCCCTGCGATATGGTGCCGATGCTCCTGCATCAGCATCTTATAAGCATCGGGAAGCTTCCATATACTTGTATAATTTCCGATACAACATGAGATCCGGGCCGAGAGATATGTACTGCATCTGGCTATATAATCTTTACAGTGATCCAGTATTTGATGGGCAGCGAGCGGCTCCTGTAGCAGGACAAGGACATATCCTCTCTGATCTAAAATGACATGTCCCGCTGCACCGCTGAGCACAATTTCCTCCGCCGCATTGCTTAGTCCGAACTCAAGGATATCCAGGTCTTTGGACGGGAATGTCCTGAGCCACTCCTCAACTTTAAATAGAACCGGCAGGATGCTCATGCCGCCCTCGACATCTGCGTGATAGATCAGCTTCAGCTCATGAAACTGAGATTCTGTGAGATGAGATCGGCCCGAATATAGATCCTTCCAGAATTTAGTGATTCGCTTCGTGCTCCAGAATCGATCTTCATTTAAATAGTTCAGATACTGTTCTTTTAGCCGGGCAAATTCATCGTCATGACTTTTTTTCTCTAATGCACGCTTCACGGTATGGATCAGATCAGTGGATTGAATCGGCTTCAGCAGATAATCGAAGCTGTGCATCTGGATTGCCTTTTGTGCATAAGAGAACTCGGCATGTCCCGTCAGAAAGATGGTCTCCAGCTGCGGCACATGCTCACGGACCCAGCTTTGCAGTGATAACCCATCCTCCTCCGGCATTTCAATGTCACAGATCATGATATCGATCTTCTCTTGTGTGAGAACTTCTCTTGCTTCGTCAGCTGACATCGCCGTGTATAACCTGTCAAATCCGATATCACTCCAATCCACGGCATGCTTCATGGCTTCCAGCGCGTAATATTCATCATCCACGATGAGCAAGCTGTACATCCTTATTCTCCTCCCTCACCTTGCTGCTCTCTATATAGTTAATCGTCAGGTACACAAGGGCTCCGCCATCAGGGCTGTTCTCAAACTGGATCTGAGGCTCTATCCCCTTTACCTTCTTAAGCCGGTGCTTGACATTCCATATCCCAATGCTTCGTCCTGTTGCTTCTTCGGGATGCAATTCCCCCTGCTGAAGCCTAACTAATACGTCCTCGGCGAAGCCCGTGCCGTTATCCTGAATTCGTATTCTTAGCTGCTGTTCATTAGGGACAAAATCGAGCGTAATGTCCAAACGCAGTATACTTCTCCCTTTGCGGAAGCCATGCACAATGGAATTCTCTACGAAAGGCTGTATGGTGAGCGGTGGAATCAGCATTTCTTCGATATCCGGGTCTACGGTCAGCTCATATTGCAGACGTTCAGGAAAACGCAGCTTTTGAATTTCGAGATAATTTTTAATATGCAGAAGTTCATCCTTGATCGTAATCAGACTTCGATCCGCCTGCATACTGAAGCGAAAATACCCGGCAAGATGCTCCGCCATCTTCTGAACGAGCTCATTCTTGTGAAGTGCGGCAAGACTATGAATAATGTGAAGTGAATTAAGATAAAAATGCGGATTGATCTGCATTTGGAGCTGCTTGAGCTCGGCCTCCTGTACACGAAGCTGCTCCTCATACATGCCTATCTTCAGCTGCTGAACTTCTGCAGTCATTTGATTAAACGTATCTGTAACAAAAGTAAACTCAGGAGATGAGGATGGGCCAAGCTTTACACTCAGATCGCCCCTGCTGACCTTTCTCATTCCGGTTATCAGTGTATTCATCGGTTTAAACAAAACCTGTCTCAAGAAGAACAATACAGAGACAAGTAATAGAGCAGCCACGACTGGGATAAACCGGATAATCTGCTGAAATACAGGCAAGTTCCGTACAATACTCGCCTCGGGCAGCATAACGACATAATGAATGGCTCCGTCATGTGCGGGAACATCAATTAGCAAATATCGTCCTTCGCGTTCAGAATCACCTACGATGTCGTAGAGCGAATCCTCTTCTGAATTCTCTAATTGAAATGCGGACGCAAGCTTCACTACATGGTCAGGTACCACTGTGCCGGAGAGCGCCTCCCCTTCTCCTGACAAAATAACCGCCCCTCCGCCTTCGCCCCAATCCGCACGGTGTACACGCTCATTCAAGCTGTTGATCGGCACCCAGGCCCCAGCGATGAATTGCTCGTTAATCCGCACCGTTTTTACGAGATGATAGGTTCCCTTAGTCTGAACAATTTCCCATTTATGTGTCGGGACTTCTGCGCTCATCGAAGCAGCTGCAGGCATCATGGTTGAGAGCGCGTTGATCTTCTCGTCATACCCCCGCTGCGTAGCTAGCAGCGTATCCTTGTGAACGGTATCATACAGAAATAAGCCGTCCAAGAGATCATAGAATCCGAGATCTGTTCTGAATTTATTTACGATCCGCTGCTTGGCAATCGTGTAGTCACCACTGCCATAGGGCAGAAAAAACAACGAAATGATATCTGGGTCCTGTTCCCCCAGGCTATATAAGTAGCGATTCGTTTCCTTAAGGATCCGCTCGTTCTCCTCGACATTTTTGAGGACATAATTGCGATTGGTCAGGGATACCTGGTCGCGAACCACACTCATCGCATACACATTGTTAAAGTATAGAAACAGCACGAGCGGAGCCATAATTAAACAAAAGCCGGTGATGAATTTAAAACGCAAGGATGATCTTGTACGGAGTTTCATCTGCTGCACTCTCCACTTCCTACCATGCTTGAAAACGTTATCAAAAATGACATCTTCTGTAATTCGCTGGAACAATGACGAATCCTTTTTTCTTTTCCGTCTTAATTTGAGGATTTTTATTGCATGGCTTCATTTGTCAATCATCCTGAACACATGGTCATAAAGGTTACATAACAAGTAATAGAATTACAATTTATGTGAAATCAATCACAATATAATCTTTCCTCTTTTATTATGATAAAGACATAAATAACGGATTACGCTAGGGGGCAAGCATGATGGATACAGCGAAGGAAAAATTGGTCATCATCGGCAATGGCATGGCTGGGATCAGCACGGTTGAACAGATCCTCAAGCTGACGACACGATTTGATATTACGGTCTTTGGCAGTGAGCCTTATCCGAACTATAATCGGATTATGTTGTCTTACGTTCTGGAAGGCAGTAAAACGGTGGAAGATATTATTCTGAACGATCTGAATTGGTACAGCAATCAAGGTATTCGTCTCTTTACAAGAACCAAAGTGGAACGTATCGACGCGAATACACGTGAAGTGATTGCAGCAAATGGTATCAAGGTGCCCTATGACAAGGTTATTATTGCTACAGGCTCAAGCTCCTTTATCCTTCCGGTTCCAGGCAGCGACAAACAAGGTGTTGTTGGTTTCCGGGACATTGCTGACTGTAATGAAATGCTAGAAGCGTCTAAACAATATAGCAAAGCGGCTGTAATTGGCGGCGGATTGCTCGGTCTTGAAGCTGCAAAAGGCTTAGTCCAGCTCGGAATGGACGTAACTGTAGTTCACTTAATGGACACCCTCATGGAGCGTCAGCTGGATCGAGATGCTTCACAGATGCTCTTAGCAGAGCTTGAGCGGCAAGGAATTAAGTTCAAGCTGGGGGCACAAACCAAAGAGCTGTTCGGCGACAGCAGAGTCCAAGGATTGCGATTTGCTGACGATACGGAGCTGGAAGCCGATTTTGTCGTTATGGCGGTTGGCATCAAGCCAAATATCGGTGTTGCACAGGATAGCGGAATAGATGTAAACCGTGGTATCGTGGTGGATGATTATATGCGCACTTCTATGGATCATGTCTATGCGGTCGGAGAGTGTGCAGAGCATCGCGGCACTTGTTATGGTCTTGTCGCTCCCCTGTTTGAGCAAGGTATGGTGCTTGCCAAGCACATTAGTGGAGCGGATACAGCTCCTTATGAAGGCTCTGTCGTATCCACTAAGCTAAAAATATCCGGAGTCGATGTGTTCTCAACCGGAGAATTTATCGAAGGACAAGAACACACGGTCATCTCCCAGAAGGACGATTGGAAACGTACGTATAAGAAAATATTGCTTAAAGACAATGTTATGGTCGGAGCCGTCTTGTTCGGCGATATCGACAGCTCTGCCGAGCTGCAGAAGCTGATCAAGCAGCACGCTGTCATGACAGATGAACTGTACAGCTCCCTCATGGGAACCGGCTGCGGCGGTCATAAGAAAGTAAGCACTGTGGAGACCATGTCTGATGATGAAATCGTGTGCGGATGTAACGGGGTTACCAAAGGTACCATTGTCAATGCCATCACCGTCGAAGGCAAGACCACTCTCGATGAAATTAAGGCATGCACCGGTGCAACACGCTCCTGCGGAGGATGCAAGCCTGTCGTAGAACAGATTCTACAATATGTGCTTGGAGACGGCTTTGCGGCAAATGCCAAACAAGGAATTTGTGGCTGCACCGATCTCAGCCGAGATGAGATTGTCGCGGAGATCCGCGATAAAGGTCTTAGCACCACCAAAGAAGTAATGAATGTGCTTGGCTGGCAGCAGCCGGAAGGCTGCTCCAAATGCCGCCCTGCCATTAATTATTATCTAGGCATGGTTCATCCGGAAACGCACAAGGATGAGAAAGAATCGCGTTTTGTTAACGAGCGCTTGAACGCCAACATTCAAAAAGACGGCACATACACGGTTGTACCTCGGATGTATGGCGGTATGACGACACCTGAGGATCTCAAGAAGATCGCCGATGTTTCTGTGAAATACAATGTGAAGCTTGTCAAAGTAACGGGGGGCCAGCGCCTGGATTTGGTCGGTGTCAAGAAGGAAGACCTGCCTAAAGTATGGGAAGAGCTTGATATGCCATCAGGTTATGCATATGCCAAATCATTAAGAACCGTTAAGACCTGTGTCGGTTCCCAGTTCTGCCGATTCGGAACACAGGATTCCATGAGTATGGGCTCCCTTCTAGAGCATAAGTTTGAACGGCTCGATTTTCCTGCCAAATTCAAGATGGCCGTTAACGGTTGTCCACGGAACTGCGCTGAAGCCTGCACGAAGGATATCGGGATTGTCGGTAATGACGGCGGCTGGGAGATCTTTATCGGCGGAAACGGCGGAATCAAGGCTCGTCTTGCAGATTCCATCGGTAAAGTGAAGACAGACGAAGAGCTTATTGAAGTATGCAGTGCTGTAATAC
This sequence is a window from Paenibacillus urinalis. Protein-coding genes within it:
- a CDS encoding ABC transporter permease, with the translated sequence MPNTVKKKRTVLYNLKKYKVLYLMFLPGVVFLLINNYLPMFGVVIAFKNVNYADGIMGSPWAGLDNFKYLFGTSDAWEITRNTLAYNVVFILLNLVLGAGLAILLSEVKGRFSSKFYQSVMLLPYFLSMIVVSYLVLAFLGKDSGFMNTSFLPLFGKEPIDWYTETEYWPYILPFVNTWKNIGYYVVIYLAAVIGIDEEYYEAAVLDGAGKWSQVWYITVPFLYPLMIVMTLLQIGRIFYADFGLFYQVPLESGALFPVTNVLDTYVYRTFLIGGDIGMSSAAGLYQAVVGFVLVLVSNSIVRRIDKDNALF
- a CDS encoding response regulator transcription factor; the encoded protein is MYSLLIVDDEYYALEAMKHAVDWSDIGFDRLYTAMSADEAREVLTQEKIDIMICDIEMPEEDGLSLQSWVREHVPQLETIFLTGHAEFSYAQKAIQMHSFDYLLKPIQSTDLIHTVKRALEKKSHDDEFARLKEQYLNYLNEDRFWSTKRITKFWKDLYSGRSHLTESQFHELKLIYHADVEGGMSILPVLFKVEEWLRTFPSKDLDILEFGLSNAAEEIVLSGAAGHVILDQRGYVLVLLQEPLAAHQILDHCKDYIARCSTYLSARISCCIGNYTSIWKLPDAYKMLMQEHRHHIAGSEDVYYLRSDRAGQAGVKELVPLPWIEDIAVLLATGKIKEVLQKADELIDWMQHQSSLTAELLESFYHALLHTIIPLLHKNGIALHSLYSGDEPEEREVTRSIQTLRDWAHQLITRASALLHPEGEDTYSAIEKVCLYIDGRLEQDLGREELAEFAELHPAYLSRLFKKEKGLSISEYIAQARIAKAKELLCATLSTVTDIASKVGYYNYQHFTKMFKKHTGVTPQQYRRQHSQNTEG
- a CDS encoding ABC transporter substrate-binding protein, whose product is MNQQRKARGTRARRKPLFLAAILTFVMVLSACGGGEAEPASSNTGTSGGTDSGGKTEKPYEVSLFYPGTPQKDVALVEAEINKYMEPKIGATLKINAIDWGQWDNKLNLMISSGEKSDIIFTAAWQNYTVNVAKSAFLPLNDLLESHGQDIVKNLDPAFLEGSQVDGKNYGVPSNKELAATRGVLVRKDLLEKYKLDITNVKTWADLEPLLKTIKENEPGVTPFYMSNSTGNGLLDNLDWDYLGDASVPGVIRKIGSETTVLNEVETPEFKEAAALARKWYEAGYINSDAATSTVFPKDQAKAGKVFMWTDGMKPGKDKEEESYVGFPLTQIEMTQPTITTGDTSGAMLAISRTSENPEKAMQVINLLHSDPVVNNLLNFGIEGTHYVKKEGSDSIISLPEGTDPNNRTYNPGAQWQLGNQFLNYLWDNEDPEKWDKFKDFNARGVKSPALGFTFNSQPVKNEIAAVNNVNKQFKPALTSGAVDPNEMIPKYADKLKAAGIDKIIAEKQKQLDAFLAKK
- a CDS encoding LacI family DNA-binding transcriptional regulator, with the protein product MKPTIYDVAREAGVSIATVSKVLNNNGRISDKTRKKVHLIMEQLNYQPSMVASALTSQRTGTIGLMIPDIANPFFAEAARFFEDYAQQAGSDLIICSTDRDDEKAARYISLLQRKRVDGLIIASHVGNPELIHRLLENKVPTVLFSADVRLLDCNSITVDDYKGGYIATEYLLALGHRRLGIISDNLPGSRYREQGFLDALEAHGVSLDHPDHMVQTSATLENGRKVAHRMLGEEGGQRPTAIFACNDLLAIGVLQEAREAGLNVPEDLSVIGFDNTMLADICHPSLSSIAQPLRDMTEQAMQLLNESIDDPEATKRKISLPPELVIRNSTSKALE
- a CDS encoding sensor histidine kinase, whose product is MKLRTRSSLRFKFITGFCLIMAPLVLFLYFNNVYAMSVVRDQVSLTNRNYVLKNVEENERILKETNRYLYSLGEQDPDIISLFFLPYGSGDYTIAKQRIVNKFRTDLGFYDLLDGLFLYDTVHKDTLLATQRGYDEKINALSTMMPAAASMSAEVPTHKWEIVQTKGTYHLVKTVRINEQFIAGAWVPINSLNERVHRADWGEGGGAVILSGEGEALSGTVVPDHVVKLASAFQLENSEEDSLYDIVGDSEREGRYLLIDVPAHDGAIHYVVMLPEASIVRNLPVFQQIIRFIPVVAALLLVSVLFFLRQVLFKPMNTLITGMRKVSRGDLSVKLGPSSSPEFTFVTDTFNQMTAEVQQLKIGMYEEQLRVQEAELKQLQMQINPHFYLNSLHIIHSLAALHKNELVQKMAEHLAGYFRFSMQADRSLITIKDELLHIKNYLEIQKLRFPERLQYELTVDPDIEEMLIPPLTIQPFVENSIVHGFRKGRSILRLDITLDFVPNEQQLRIRIQDNGTGFAEDVLVRLQQGELHPEEATGRSIGIWNVKHRLKKVKGIEPQIQFENSPDGGALVYLTINYIESSKVREENKDVQLAHRG
- a CDS encoding carbohydrate ABC transporter permease — encoded protein: MSSSKPLQVSGKSKVVIHAFFIFYAAICILPLVLVLSISLSDETTVIANGYKFIPEQFSISAYDFLFKDMEQIVRSYGVSIFVTVVGTVISVALTAFYAYPLSRRDLPYKGFFAFFIFFTMLFNGGLVPWYLVYVNLLDLKNTLWVLIMPMLMSPFFVLVMRTFFANSIPVSILESARVDGAGELRTFIRIVLPLSLPVLATVALFSTLNYWNDWYLSMIFISDNKTISLQYLMYRTLLDIQYLTSNSNVASQISSQGGMLDLPNKTLQMAMAVVGIGPIVLAYPFFQRYFIKGLTVGAVKG
- the nirB gene encoding nitrite reductase large subunit NirB; its protein translation is MDTAKEKLVIIGNGMAGISTVEQILKLTTRFDITVFGSEPYPNYNRIMLSYVLEGSKTVEDIILNDLNWYSNQGIRLFTRTKVERIDANTREVIAANGIKVPYDKVIIATGSSSFILPVPGSDKQGVVGFRDIADCNEMLEASKQYSKAAVIGGGLLGLEAAKGLVQLGMDVTVVHLMDTLMERQLDRDASQMLLAELERQGIKFKLGAQTKELFGDSRVQGLRFADDTELEADFVVMAVGIKPNIGVAQDSGIDVNRGIVVDDYMRTSMDHVYAVGECAEHRGTCYGLVAPLFEQGMVLAKHISGADTAPYEGSVVSTKLKISGVDVFSTGEFIEGQEHTVISQKDDWKRTYKKILLKDNVMVGAVLFGDIDSSAELQKLIKQHAVMTDELYSSLMGTGCGGHKKVSTVETMSDDEIVCGCNGVTKGTIVNAITVEGKTTLDEIKACTGATRSCGGCKPVVEQILQYVLGDGFAANAKQGICGCTDLSRDEIVAEIRDKGLSTTKEVMNVLGWQQPEGCSKCRPAINYYLGMVHPETHKDEKESRFVNERLNANIQKDGTYTVVPRMYGGMTTPEDLKKIADVSVKYNVKLVKVTGGQRLDLVGVKKEDLPKVWEELDMPSGYAYAKSLRTVKTCVGSQFCRFGTQDSMSMGSLLEHKFERLDFPAKFKMAVNGCPRNCAEACTKDIGIVGNDGGWEIFIGGNGGIKARLADSIGKVKTDEELIEVCSAVIQYYRETGKYLERTSEWVERMGLEQIKAVIMDNEEERKALQERVELALRYVEDPWKKVLGDTEVQQQLYGVKVN